The proteins below are encoded in one region of Pseudomonas sp. SCB32:
- a CDS encoding integrase core domain-containing protein, whose translation MLRRGWRRFWHWLLRLFRRRIRVKPSGWQRTRHGGVIRRARKPAWVIDELVRLKALMPKAGCRQLTDTFNRLHARRRQMTVSKSFVAYTLCREQYAIECRRRALRRREPYSPERNAVWALDMTGKQDVHGEQHAIFGLIDHGTRRLLRLENLTNKNAWTLLGHLFLAIGRYGRPAAIRTDNERVFTGKVFSGVVRLAGIRYQRTDRGCPWQNGRIERLFGTLKAKLDQWRVLDGGQLQAALQTFHFWYNAVRPHQKLNGRTPLEVWNGVDPYRRALKRVEWFEAWDGLLSGFYLSG comes from the coding sequence ATGCTGCGCAGGGGATGGCGAAGGTTTTGGCACTGGCTGCTCAGGCTCTTTCGGCGCCGCATTCGGGTCAAGCCTTCCGGCTGGCAACGCACCCGGCACGGCGGGGTGATACGGCGGGCACGCAAACCCGCCTGGGTCATCGATGAATTGGTGCGTTTGAAAGCACTAATGCCTAAGGCGGGATGTCGGCAGCTAACCGATACCTTCAATCGCCTGCATGCCCGACGCCGGCAGATGACGGTGAGTAAATCTTTCGTGGCTTACACCCTGTGTCGCGAGCAGTACGCGATTGAGTGCAGGCGCCGTGCATTGCGCAGGCGCGAACCCTACTCACCTGAACGGAACGCGGTGTGGGCACTGGACATGACCGGCAAGCAGGATGTCCACGGGGAACAACATGCGATCTTCGGCCTGATCGATCACGGCACGCGGCGGCTACTGCGTTTGGAAAACCTGACCAACAAGAACGCCTGGACATTGCTGGGCCATCTGTTTCTGGCCATTGGGCGTTACGGCAGACCAGCGGCGATTCGCACGGACAACGAGCGTGTGTTTACCGGCAAGGTCTTCAGCGGCGTAGTTCGGCTGGCGGGTATTCGGTATCAACGCACGGACAGGGGCTGTCCCTGGCAGAACGGCAGGATCGAACGGCTGTTTGGCACCCTGAAGGCCAAGCTCGATCAGTGGCGCGTGCTGGACGGCGGGCAATTGCAGGCGGCCTTGCAAACCTTCCACTTCTGGTACAACGCGGTGCGCCCACATCAGAAACTGAACGGGCGAACACCGTTGGAAGTCTGGAACGGGGTCGATCCTTACCGGCGAGCTCTAAAACGGGTGGAATGGTTTGAAGCCTGGGACGGATTGCTTTCGGGTTTTTACCTGAGCGGATAG